One part of the Oenanthe melanoleuca isolate GR-GAL-2019-014 chromosome 26, OMel1.0, whole genome shotgun sequence genome encodes these proteins:
- the ILRUN gene encoding protein ILRUN produces MEGMDVDLDAELMQKFSCLGTTDKDVLIGEFQRLLGFQLSPAGCAFFLDMTNWNLQAAIGAYYDFESPNINVPSMSFVEDVTIGEGESIPPDTQFTKTWRIQNTGTEAWPPGVCLKYVGGDQFGHVNMVMVRSLEPQEMADVSVQMCSPSTAGMYQGQWRMCTATGLYYGDVIWVILSVEVGGLLGVTQQLSSFETEFNTQPHRKVEGNFNPFASPQKNRQPDENNLKDPGGSELGTISKNTWGPAPDQIEQDQNGLSQNSVNLSPSSHSNNLSVVTYSKGFHGPYHFGQS; encoded by the exons aTGGAGGGCATGGACGTGGACCTGGACGCGGAGCTCATGCAGAAGTTCAGCTGCCTCGGCACCACCGACAAGGACGTGCTGATCGGCGAGTTCCAGCGCCTGCTCGGCTTCCAGCTCAGCCCCGCCGGCTGCGCCTTCTTCCTCGACATGACCAACTG gaatCTACAAGCTGCCATTGGAGCCTACTATGATTTTGAGAGTCCAAATATCAATGTCCCCTCCATGTCGTTTGTGGAAGATGTCACCATAGGTGAAGGAGAGTCCATCCCTCCTGATACCCAGTTTACAAAAACATGGAGGATACAGAATACAG GGACAGAGGCGTGGCCCCCAGGGGTTTGCCTGAAGTACGTCGGTGGAGACCAGTTTGGCCACGTGAACATGGTGATGGTGAGGTCCCTGGAGCCGCAGGAGATGGCTGATGTCAGCGTGCagatgtgcagccccagcaccgcCGGAATGTATCAGGGCCAGTGGCGGATGTGCACTGCCACGGGACTCTACTACGGAG ATGTCATCTGGGTGATCCTCAGCGTAGAAGTTGGAGGACTTCTGGGTGTCACACAGCAGCTGTCATCCTTTGAAACAGAGTTCAACACGCAGCCGCATCGCAAGGTAGAAGGAAACTTTAACCCATTCGCCTCTCCACAGAAGAACAGGCAACCAGATGAAAACAACCTAAAAGACCCTGGGGGTTCCGAGCTAGGCACAATCAGCAAAAACACATGGGGGCCTGCTCCTGACCAAATCGAACAAGATCAGAATGGACTGTCACAAAACTCTGTAAATCTCTCCCCCAGCAGTCACTCGAACAACTTGTCGGTAGTGACGTACAGTAAG